One window of Alteriqipengyuania lutimaris genomic DNA carries:
- a CDS encoding phage major capsid protein produces MTTETKSVAELATELKGAFETKLDEVKAFAEDALGKAQANESLTASQKEQIDGALTEMNELKSAFSELEQKMTRGGSRDEAPKTPGQAFVESAEFKAAFPNGAQQGRSVSVETKAITSLTTDADGSAGDLVRAERVQAAYPNLPDRRLTIRGLVAAGQTSASSIEYVQETGFTNNAGMTAEGAAKPESSLKFDLKQAPVRKIAHWMKASAEILSDAPALRSMIDSRLRYGLAFVEDVQLLKGDGTGQNLLGIKPQAADYAAPDGFTGPDPLTKIDILRIAQLQVALAEYPADGQVLHPIDWAEIELTKDGEGRYIIGNPQGTAAPTLWGLPVVPTQAQTVGEFTVGAWGTAAQLFDRMQSQVVASTENQDDFIKNMVTILAEERLAFTVYRTDAFVDGAFPAPAA; encoded by the coding sequence ATGACGACCGAAACAAAATCGGTGGCCGAGCTGGCCACCGAACTCAAAGGCGCGTTCGAAACGAAACTGGACGAGGTCAAGGCGTTCGCCGAGGACGCCCTTGGCAAGGCTCAGGCTAACGAGAGCCTGACCGCTTCGCAGAAGGAACAGATCGACGGCGCGCTGACCGAGATGAACGAACTGAAAAGTGCGTTCTCCGAACTCGAGCAGAAAATGACTCGTGGCGGCAGCCGTGACGAAGCGCCGAAGACGCCGGGCCAGGCTTTCGTCGAAAGCGCCGAATTCAAGGCCGCGTTCCCGAACGGGGCGCAACAGGGCCGTTCGGTCAGCGTCGAGACCAAAGCGATTACTTCGCTGACTACCGATGCGGACGGTTCGGCCGGCGATCTGGTCCGAGCCGAGCGGGTGCAGGCCGCCTATCCCAATCTGCCCGATCGTCGCCTGACCATTCGCGGGCTCGTGGCGGCCGGTCAGACCAGCGCATCCTCGATCGAATACGTACAGGAAACGGGCTTCACCAACAACGCCGGCATGACCGCTGAAGGCGCGGCCAAGCCGGAGTCGTCGCTGAAGTTCGATCTGAAGCAAGCCCCGGTTCGCAAGATCGCTCACTGGATGAAGGCCTCTGCCGAGATTCTTTCGGATGCACCGGCCCTTCGGTCGATGATCGATAGCCGCCTGCGCTACGGCCTCGCTTTCGTCGAAGATGTGCAGCTGCTCAAGGGCGATGGCACGGGTCAGAACCTTCTCGGTATCAAGCCGCAGGCCGCCGACTATGCCGCCCCGGACGGCTTTACCGGCCCGGATCCGCTGACGAAGATCGACATCTTGCGCATCGCGCAGCTGCAGGTCGCTCTGGCCGAATATCCGGCGGACGGTCAGGTGCTGCACCCGATCGACTGGGCGGAGATCGAACTGACGAAGGACGGCGAGGGTCGTTACATCATCGGCAACCCGCAGGGCACGGCGGCGCCGACCCTCTGGGGCCTGCCCGTGGTTCCCACCCAGGCACAGACTGTGGGCGAATTCACCGTCGGGGCATGGGGCACCGCTGCCCAACTGTTCGACCGGATGCAGTCGCAGGTCGTCGCGTCGACCGAGAACCAGGACGACTTCATCAAGAACATGGTGACGATCCTGGCGGAAGAGCGCCTGGCCTTCACGGTCTATCGCACCGACGCCTTCGTCGACGGCGCCTTCCCGGCACCTGCTGCCTAA
- a CDS encoding HNH endonuclease signature motif containing protein, whose amino-acid sequence MAKLTMLKPRLAPPKAKLRALPKRAERFYQSPEWRGLMRKIKTERGAFCERCGAGGRIIGDHIVERKDGGAELDPANVMLMCWPCHNAKTARVRAERAKSRR is encoded by the coding sequence GTGGCGAAGCTGACGATGCTCAAGCCGCGGCTCGCTCCGCCCAAGGCGAAGCTCCGCGCGCTGCCGAAGCGGGCCGAGCGGTTCTACCAGTCGCCCGAGTGGCGCGGGCTGATGCGCAAGATCAAAACCGAGCGCGGCGCCTTCTGCGAGCGGTGCGGTGCTGGCGGCAGGATCATCGGAGATCACATCGTCGAGCGGAAGGACGGCGGAGCGGAGCTCGATCCAGCCAACGTCATGCTGATGTGCTGGCCTTGCCACAACGCAAAGACCGCCCGAGTGCGGGCTGAGCGCGCAAAATCCCGACGATAG
- a CDS encoding ParB/RepB/Spo0J family partition protein — protein sequence MPVLQFLQPSELSIDGSYQRSIESGESKALIRRIAQHWNWDLCQPLVVARRPDQGLYVIDGQHRLAAARMRGDILQLPCVVVDSSGAEDEAASFVHLNQQRRPLGPLDLFKAALASEDDEACAIMRAMTDADLALAAHSNYTAWKPGQLSIIGGIQRSWRREGSRVTSEALQVLATAFAGTVLQYAGTVWPGIVSVCAEQMDDGRAFPEGDFAKFTADLGSIGQQGLRKRVLERSAARPDLGRAGAARQVIREIRWPSRAHATVGQAPKDPRGGIVFPSDADGMAWCDQCDMRVRRDQAEGCKSRFCSLRKAA from the coding sequence ATGCCGGTGCTGCAGTTCCTGCAGCCATCCGAGCTGTCGATCGATGGTAGCTACCAGCGCAGCATCGAGAGCGGGGAATCCAAAGCGCTGATCCGCCGGATCGCGCAACACTGGAACTGGGACCTGTGCCAGCCCCTCGTCGTCGCGCGGCGTCCGGATCAGGGCTTGTACGTGATCGATGGCCAGCATCGCCTCGCGGCGGCGCGGATGCGCGGCGATATCTTGCAACTGCCGTGCGTCGTGGTGGATTCCTCGGGCGCGGAAGATGAGGCGGCCAGTTTCGTTCACCTGAACCAGCAGCGGCGACCGTTGGGCCCGCTCGACCTGTTCAAGGCCGCGCTGGCGAGCGAGGACGACGAAGCCTGCGCGATCATGCGTGCGATGACAGATGCTGACCTCGCGCTGGCCGCGCACAGCAATTACACCGCATGGAAGCCCGGCCAGCTTTCGATCATCGGCGGCATCCAGCGCAGCTGGCGCCGCGAAGGTTCGCGGGTCACGAGCGAGGCCCTGCAGGTGCTGGCGACGGCGTTCGCGGGGACGGTGCTGCAATATGCCGGCACGGTGTGGCCCGGCATCGTTTCGGTTTGCGCCGAGCAGATGGATGACGGCCGGGCGTTTCCGGAAGGCGACTTCGCGAAGTTCACCGCCGATCTCGGATCGATCGGGCAGCAGGGCCTCCGCAAGCGAGTGCTGGAACGCAGCGCCGCACGGCCCGACCTTGGCCGGGCCGGAGCGGCGAGGCAGGTCATCCGTGAAATTCGCTGGCCCTCGCGCGCGCATGCGACGGTGGGTCAGGCGCCGAAGGATCCGCGCGGAGGAATCGTGTTCCCCTCCGATGCCGATGGCATGGCGTGGTGCGACCAGTGCGACATGCGCGTGCGACGCGACCAGGCGGAGGGCTGCAAGAGCCGGTTCTGCAGCCTGCGGAAGGCTGCCTGA
- a CDS encoding HK97 family phage prohead protease, with product MDALDFPLDIKSIDADGAIEGIASGYGNLDFGGDVMLPGAIGKSLEGRKSIPMLLFHDQRRPVGVWREWTETSEGLHVKGRFSMSSVAGQDAHAMTKDGALGGLSVGYRTLKDRVIGKARQLVEVALHEISLVTIPMNSKALITNVKDIAGEGKLPTLPEFEDFLREAGFSKSQATAIAGKGLSHLLRGEPGSASDDEAREFLATLSGHSPA from the coding sequence ATGGACGCGCTTGATTTCCCCCTCGATATCAAGAGCATCGATGCCGACGGCGCCATCGAAGGCATAGCTTCCGGCTATGGCAATCTCGATTTCGGCGGTGACGTGATGCTGCCTGGAGCGATCGGCAAAAGCCTCGAGGGTCGCAAGTCGATCCCGATGCTGCTGTTTCACGATCAGCGCCGCCCGGTTGGCGTGTGGCGCGAATGGACCGAGACCTCCGAAGGGCTGCATGTGAAGGGCCGCTTCAGCATGTCCAGCGTCGCAGGTCAGGATGCTCATGCGATGACGAAAGACGGCGCGCTAGGCGGGCTTTCGGTCGGCTACCGCACGCTGAAAGACAGGGTGATCGGGAAGGCGCGGCAACTCGTCGAGGTAGCTCTGCACGAGATATCGCTGGTCACCATTCCGATGAACAGCAAGGCGCTGATCACTAACGTGAAAGATATTGCGGGCGAAGGCAAGTTGCCGACCCTGCCTGAATTCGAGGACTTCCTGCGCGAGGCCGGGTTCTCGAAATCACAGGCCACCGCGATCGCGGGCAAGGGCCTGTCGCATCTGCTCCGGGGTGAGCCCGGCAGTGCATCCGATGACGAGGCGAGGGAGTTCCTTGCCACGCTTTCCGGGCACTCGCCCGCGTAA
- a CDS encoding phage regulatory CII family protein has translation MSAFGRLKRATRAAIALCGGIDGARATVDRVGQAQVGRWNNLNHADLPMVHDALALDEIAIAEGRVPPILTALAAELGHVAIRLPDPDMGADAVTGAMIAVTCEVGDIAARLRDALSDGTFERMERNDVAREIDDAQAALARMKALVLPPQDKGRE, from the coding sequence ATGAGCGCGTTCGGGCGCCTCAAGCGCGCGACCCGCGCCGCCATCGCGCTTTGCGGCGGGATCGACGGTGCGCGGGCGACGGTCGATCGCGTCGGGCAGGCCCAGGTGGGGCGGTGGAACAATCTCAACCATGCCGACCTGCCGATGGTGCACGATGCGCTGGCGCTGGACGAGATCGCCATCGCCGAGGGCCGCGTGCCGCCGATCCTGACTGCGCTTGCCGCCGAGCTTGGGCATGTCGCGATCCGCCTGCCCGATCCCGACATGGGCGCGGACGCGGTGACCGGCGCGATGATCGCGGTGACCTGCGAGGTCGGCGATATCGCCGCGCGCCTGCGCGACGCGCTGAGCGACGGCACGTTCGAACGGATGGAGCGGAACGATGTCGCGCGCGAGATCGATGACGCGCAGGCCGCGCTGGCGCGGATGAAGGCGCTGGTGCTGCCTCCGCAAGACAAGGGGCGCGAATGA
- a CDS encoding S24 family peptidase — MAELAEILPSRIRERLEKTGKSMRAVSVAIGANTGYVRDLLDPDRFNVPSSARLHALAKALETSTEYLLGEAASPDQLKSEVSIGAGEIDFDRDRNASEPIPLMGTGDCADLSVTDDQGREVAIERSSFDPDFHVRYIRRPAMLAGRRGVYAIYFHGSSMEPRFYAGEVGLVDPNRPPGPGEYVLVQLNSGDSDEVVSVLVKKLVRRNAQEIVLEQYNPALTFTLPLSKVQRVHRIMPQTELLFG; from the coding sequence ATGGCAGAACTGGCGGAAATCCTGCCGTCGCGCATTCGCGAACGGCTCGAGAAGACCGGCAAATCGATGCGCGCCGTGAGCGTCGCAATCGGTGCGAACACTGGTTACGTCCGCGATCTTCTCGATCCGGATCGTTTCAACGTGCCTTCCTCGGCCCGGCTACATGCGTTGGCAAAAGCTCTGGAAACGTCGACCGAATATTTGCTCGGCGAGGCGGCTTCCCCCGATCAACTCAAAAGCGAAGTCTCGATCGGCGCGGGCGAGATTGATTTTGACCGCGATCGCAACGCAAGCGAGCCGATTCCCTTGATGGGAACCGGTGACTGCGCGGATCTGTCGGTGACCGATGATCAGGGGCGGGAAGTCGCCATCGAGCGCTCCAGCTTCGATCCCGATTTCCACGTTCGCTATATCCGCCGTCCCGCGATGCTGGCCGGTCGGCGTGGCGTCTATGCCATCTATTTCCACGGATCGTCGATGGAGCCACGCTTCTACGCCGGCGAGGTCGGCCTGGTCGATCCCAATCGCCCGCCCGGCCCGGGAGAATACGTACTGGTCCAGCTCAATTCTGGCGACAGCGACGAGGTGGTCAGCGTGCTCGTCAAGAAGCTCGTCCGCCGCAACGCGCAGGAAATCGTTCTAGAGCAGTACAATCCGGCACTCACCTTCACCCTGCCGCTCAGCAAGGTCCAACGCGTCCATCGCATCATGCCGCAGACCGAGCTGCTGTTCGGTTGA
- a CDS encoding phage portal protein yields MKPDGWLPEISIASGERVTADSVVGLAAAWACVNFWAGNIAALPLTIYRRGADGVPVEDRRHPLFELLHTRPNFDQSAFDFWEFMVASLELRGNAFAFLDRRQSGILRSLTPIRPDIVTVKRLDTGALEYRWTDERGVAQRRAQEEVLHIRGALGGPLGGAAPLTVLRQTFGTALATERAAGATFENGARPSGILTKDGEPLTKEQRAVLEDRLQQRFQGAMKAGRPMLLDGGLSWSQLSMNAADAEMLESRYFSVEEVGRAFEVDPHLIGHVHGNTTLGSSISDQTLSLMKFKMRKRLKRIEGALEHQLLTASDRAAGVSIEFNVEGFLRADSAGRAEFYDKMRPFMTTNEVRRLEGLPPIEGGDTIMAQMQDVPLSRAVEGDDGRA; encoded by the coding sequence GTGAAGCCCGATGGATGGTTGCCCGAGATCTCGATCGCTTCGGGAGAGCGTGTGACCGCCGACAGTGTAGTCGGGCTCGCCGCGGCGTGGGCGTGCGTGAACTTCTGGGCCGGGAACATCGCTGCGCTACCGCTCACCATCTACCGGCGCGGCGCCGATGGCGTGCCGGTCGAAGACCGTCGGCACCCGCTGTTCGAACTGCTGCACACCCGCCCCAATTTCGATCAGTCTGCTTTCGATTTCTGGGAGTTCATGGTCGCCAGTCTCGAGCTGCGCGGCAATGCGTTCGCCTTCCTCGACCGGCGACAGAGCGGCATCTTGCGTTCGTTAACGCCCATCCGGCCCGACATCGTCACCGTTAAACGCCTTGATACTGGCGCTCTGGAGTACCGTTGGACCGACGAGCGCGGTGTGGCGCAGCGTCGTGCACAAGAGGAGGTTCTGCACATTCGAGGTGCACTCGGCGGCCCCCTCGGCGGCGCCGCGCCTTTGACCGTCCTACGGCAAACATTCGGTACTGCGCTGGCGACCGAGCGCGCCGCAGGTGCAACATTCGAGAACGGCGCCCGCCCCTCCGGCATATTGACGAAAGACGGTGAACCGCTGACGAAAGAGCAGCGCGCCGTACTGGAGGACCGCTTACAGCAACGGTTCCAAGGTGCGATGAAAGCCGGACGGCCGATGCTGCTCGACGGCGGACTATCGTGGTCGCAACTTTCGATGAATGCGGCCGATGCCGAGATGCTGGAAAGCCGATACTTCAGCGTTGAAGAAGTCGGTCGCGCGTTCGAGGTGGACCCACACCTCATCGGGCATGTCCATGGCAATACGACGCTCGGGAGCAGTATCTCAGATCAGACCCTGAGCCTGATGAAGTTCAAGATGCGGAAGCGGCTGAAGCGCATTGAGGGTGCGCTTGAGCATCAATTACTCACGGCGAGCGATCGGGCGGCCGGAGTATCGATCGAATTCAATGTGGAGGGGTTCCTGCGCGCAGATAGCGCGGGCCGAGCCGAATTTTACGACAAGATGCGGCCTTTCATGACGACCAATGAAGTGCGGCGCCTCGAGGGTCTGCCGCCGATCGAAGGCGGAGATACTATCATGGCACAGATGCAGGACGTCCCACTGTCGCGAGCGGTGGAGGGTGACGATGGACGCGCTTGA
- a CDS encoding methyltransferase: MSQNRSSAVMQQRSEPHDSLDDFPTPPWATRALCEWLSERGEDLSAFTVREPAANRGHMVAALREFFHRVEASDVHDYGVGFPVRDYLFGQPEPVHFTITNPPFKLAEQFVAQAALTSEFGFAMIVRTAFLEGVGRHERLFSANPPSHVLQFSERVVMHKGKLSPDGSTATAYAWLVWLDDRDDCDTTFDWIAPCRKRLERAADYDSAA; the protein is encoded by the coding sequence ATGAGCCAGAACCGGTCCTCCGCAGTAATGCAACAGCGTAGCGAGCCGCACGATTCGCTAGACGACTTTCCGACGCCGCCGTGGGCGACCCGCGCACTGTGCGAGTGGCTTAGCGAACGCGGCGAGGACCTTTCCGCGTTCACGGTGCGCGAACCTGCCGCGAATCGGGGGCACATGGTCGCGGCGCTCCGGGAGTTTTTCCATCGAGTCGAAGCATCGGACGTGCACGACTACGGCGTCGGCTTCCCGGTGCGGGATTATCTTTTCGGGCAGCCCGAGCCGGTCCATTTCACGATTACAAACCCGCCGTTCAAGCTGGCAGAGCAATTCGTTGCGCAGGCTGCTCTGACCAGTGAGTTCGGGTTCGCGATGATCGTGCGAACTGCGTTCCTCGAGGGTGTCGGGCGGCACGAGAGGCTGTTCTCGGCAAATCCGCCATCGCATGTACTCCAGTTCTCGGAACGGGTGGTGATGCACAAGGGCAAGCTTTCGCCCGATGGATCCACGGCCACGGCCTATGCCTGGTTAGTCTGGCTCGACGATCGAGATGACTGTGACACCACATTCGACTGGATAGCCCCTTGCCGCAAGCGCCTAGAGCGCGCGGCGGACTACGACTCTGCGGCATGA
- a CDS encoding DNA primase family protein, translated as MPEPEADLACAHLPLTDLGNAERWRLRHGDDFRFCDVMGWFRWDGRRWKLLSEEKDALPAEVMQSVFHAIRAIRNEANLIAALGCNRPQGLSDAQLETFLEWAGEKQDDAIDAYLRGDEDGSRAQFVRECDVRDFALATAPGKRKLWSDAIAAHAKASETSGKLASVAKLAKSFADIAIRPEQLDQDRMAINVLNGTLRIVPNRVQRSLDEIAQRRAQGERDVSKWKTDGWRIKRFAHDRADLITKLAPVKFSPAATSPVYDAFILRVQPDAAMRRFIHQWGGLSLTGDIGEQKLAFFYGSGRNGKGTWVEAVAHLAGDYAGSIPIESFLDSGIKRRGDQATPDIARLPGVRFLRVSEPEKNARLNEGLIKMVTGGDPVDARHLNKGFFTFLPDFKMTISGNHKPQVKDTSDGIWRRMQLVPWGVTIDASEVDRSLPETLKGEASGILNRLLEGLVDWRAHGLIEPDAVRKATAAYRDQSDDLGRFLSATCEVGEDDPPGRCRVKAKALFDAYCAWADEAGASSWTNKGFKAAMLDKGFEQKTSNGVWWIGIHLRDGVSAQAIRDGDWSGPVDMAAGDAPPRSSADDWVPNEWVPGDD; from the coding sequence TTGCCCGAACCCGAAGCCGATCTAGCGTGCGCGCACCTGCCGTTGACCGACCTCGGCAATGCGGAGCGGTGGCGCCTGCGGCACGGCGACGATTTCCGGTTCTGCGACGTGATGGGCTGGTTCCGGTGGGACGGGCGGCGGTGGAAGTTGCTGTCGGAGGAAAAGGACGCACTGCCGGCCGAGGTGATGCAGAGCGTGTTCCATGCGATCCGCGCGATCCGGAACGAGGCAAACCTCATCGCCGCGCTCGGGTGCAATCGCCCGCAGGGGCTGTCCGACGCGCAGCTCGAGACGTTCCTCGAGTGGGCGGGCGAGAAGCAGGACGATGCAATCGATGCCTATCTGCGCGGTGACGAGGACGGATCGCGCGCGCAATTCGTGCGCGAGTGCGACGTGCGCGATTTCGCGCTGGCGACCGCGCCCGGAAAGCGCAAGCTCTGGAGCGACGCGATCGCCGCACATGCCAAGGCGAGCGAGACGAGCGGCAAGCTGGCCAGCGTGGCGAAGCTGGCCAAGAGCTTCGCCGATATCGCGATCCGCCCCGAGCAGCTCGACCAGGATCGCATGGCGATCAACGTGCTGAACGGCACGCTGCGGATCGTACCGAACCGTGTGCAGAGGTCGCTAGACGAGATTGCCCAAAGGCGCGCCCAGGGGGAGCGGGATGTCAGCAAGTGGAAGACCGATGGCTGGCGGATCAAACGGTTTGCGCACGACCGTGCGGACCTGATCACGAAGCTGGCGCCGGTAAAGTTCTCCCCCGCAGCGACGTCGCCCGTGTACGATGCCTTCATCCTGCGGGTGCAACCCGATGCCGCGATGCGGCGGTTCATCCACCAGTGGGGTGGTCTTTCGCTGACGGGCGACATCGGCGAACAGAAGCTGGCGTTCTTCTACGGCTCGGGCCGGAACGGCAAGGGCACCTGGGTGGAGGCGGTGGCGCACCTGGCGGGCGATTATGCCGGCAGCATCCCGATCGAAAGCTTCCTCGACTCCGGCATCAAGCGCCGCGGCGACCAGGCGACGCCGGACATCGCCCGCCTGCCCGGTGTACGGTTCCTGCGGGTATCCGAGCCGGAAAAGAACGCGCGGCTGAACGAAGGCCTGATCAAGATGGTGACCGGAGGCGACCCGGTCGACGCGCGCCATCTGAACAAGGGTTTCTTCACCTTCCTGCCCGACTTTAAGATGACGATTTCGGGCAACCACAAGCCGCAGGTGAAGGACACCAGCGATGGCATTTGGCGGCGCATGCAGCTGGTCCCCTGGGGGGTTACGATCGACGCTTCCGAGGTGGATCGCAGCTTGCCCGAAACGTTGAAAGGCGAGGCGAGCGGGATCCTGAACCGGTTGCTGGAGGGCCTGGTCGACTGGCGCGCGCACGGACTGATCGAGCCGGACGCGGTCCGCAAGGCGACCGCCGCCTATCGCGACCAGAGCGACGATCTGGGCCGCTTCCTGTCCGCCACCTGCGAAGTGGGTGAGGACGATCCGCCCGGGCGCTGCCGTGTGAAGGCGAAGGCTCTGTTCGACGCCTATTGTGCGTGGGCCGACGAGGCGGGCGCGAGCAGCTGGACCAACAAAGGCTTCAAGGCCGCGATGCTGGACAAGGGGTTCGAGCAGAAGACCAGTAATGGCGTGTGGTGGATAGGCATCCATCTACGCGACGGGGTCAGCGCGCAAGCGATCCGCGATGGCGACTGGTCAGGCCCGGTCGATATGGCGGCGGGCGATGCTCCGCCGCGGAGTTCCGCGGACGACTGGGTGCCCAATGAATGGGTGCCGGGCGATGATTAG
- a CDS encoding terminase large subunit, with protein MKWSTACLDWRERIVAGESLVPIAPLFPDKAADAMGVFRSLQVTDLPRKEDMSWPTLGEVVDPDVLDLVEAIFGAEDPKSGRRLIRRFMLLISKKNGKSTIAAGVMLTALIVNWRHNAELMILAPTIEVAGNSFEPAVGMIRADAELSTMLHVIENRRTIRHRVTGASLKVVAADSDTQSGKKAGMVLVEELWLFGKRPKSAAMLREALGGLAARPEGFVLFVTTHSDEPPSGVFKSELEYFRDVRDGVIADPETLGVLYEWPEEMLEAEAYLEPKNFHVTNPHLGRSVSTEYLESELTKASRGDGEDLQIFLAKHLNVEIGLRLRRDRWRGGDYWDAAADRTLTIETMIARCEVLVIGIDGGGMDDLYGLCVAGRERGTNRWLYHFRAWAWPEVLERRKQIAPLLKDFEADGDLVICKDAPPEDEEYELPQDIAEIVDLVREIQASGLLPERGAIGLDPQGVSDLTDELVNIGIEAEQLVGLSQGFRLMSAVVGLARKLKFGQAVHDGSPMMAWCVSNAKEEVGRQSVMLVKYSSGDAKIDPLMAGMNATKLLELNPEAAGAGVDVDEWIESYA; from the coding sequence ATGAAGTGGTCGACCGCCTGCCTGGACTGGCGGGAGCGGATCGTCGCGGGTGAGAGCCTGGTGCCGATCGCGCCCCTGTTCCCGGACAAGGCGGCGGACGCGATGGGCGTGTTCCGCAGCCTACAGGTCACCGACCTGCCGCGGAAGGAAGACATGTCCTGGCCGACGCTGGGCGAAGTGGTCGACCCGGACGTTCTCGACCTGGTCGAGGCGATCTTCGGCGCGGAGGACCCAAAATCAGGACGGCGGCTGATCCGTCGCTTCATGCTGCTGATCAGCAAGAAGAACGGCAAGTCGACGATCGCTGCTGGCGTTATGCTGACGGCGCTGATCGTCAACTGGCGGCACAATGCCGAGCTGATGATCCTCGCCCCGACGATCGAGGTCGCGGGGAACAGTTTCGAGCCGGCAGTGGGCATGATCCGCGCGGACGCGGAACTGTCCACGATGCTGCACGTGATCGAGAACCGCCGGACGATCCGGCATCGGGTCACCGGGGCGTCGCTGAAGGTGGTGGCTGCGGACAGCGACACGCAGTCGGGCAAGAAGGCCGGCATGGTGCTAGTCGAAGAGCTCTGGCTGTTCGGCAAGCGGCCGAAGAGCGCGGCGATGCTGCGCGAGGCGCTGGGCGGGCTGGCGGCGCGGCCGGAAGGCTTCGTGCTGTTCGTCACGACGCATAGCGACGAGCCGCCATCGGGCGTGTTCAAGAGCGAGCTGGAATATTTCCGCGACGTGCGCGACGGGGTGATCGCAGATCCCGAGACGCTCGGCGTGCTCTACGAGTGGCCGGAAGAGATGCTAGAGGCCGAGGCGTATCTCGAGCCCAAGAATTTCCACGTCACGAACCCGCATCTCGGCCGGTCGGTCTCGACCGAGTATCTCGAGAGCGAGCTGACCAAGGCGAGCCGGGGCGATGGCGAAGACCTGCAGATATTCCTCGCCAAGCACCTGAACGTCGAGATCGGGCTGAGGCTGCGGCGCGACCGGTGGCGCGGCGGCGATTACTGGGATGCGGCGGCGGACCGGACGCTGACGATCGAGACGATGATCGCGCGCTGCGAAGTGCTGGTGATCGGGATCGACGGCGGCGGGATGGACGACCTCTACGGCTTGTGCGTCGCTGGACGAGAGCGCGGGACGAACCGCTGGCTGTACCACTTCAGGGCATGGGCGTGGCCCGAGGTGCTCGAGCGGCGCAAGCAGATCGCTCCGCTGCTGAAGGATTTCGAGGCGGATGGCGACCTGGTCATCTGCAAGGACGCTCCGCCCGAGGACGAGGAATACGAACTTCCGCAGGATATCGCGGAAATCGTCGACCTGGTCCGCGAAATTCAGGCGTCCGGTCTGCTGCCCGAGCGGGGCGCGATCGGACTGGACCCGCAGGGCGTGAGCGACCTGACCGACGAGCTGGTCAACATAGGAATCGAAGCGGAGCAGCTGGTCGGCCTGTCGCAGGGTTTCCGGCTGATGTCCGCCGTGGTGGGCCTCGCCCGCAAACTCAAGTTCGGTCAGGCGGTCCATGACGGATCGCCGATGATGGCCTGGTGTGTCTCGAACGCGAAGGAGGAAGTGGGACGGCAATCGGTGATGCTGGTGAAGTATTCCTCCGGCGACGCCAAGATCGACCCGCTGATGGCAGGCATGAACGCGACCAAGCTCCTCGAACTGAACCCGGAGGCGGCGGGCGCTGGCGTCGACGTGGATGAATGGATCGAGAGTTACGCCTGA
- a CDS encoding helix-turn-helix domain-containing protein, with protein MSKSWLDNWTPGAKHRAVIAYVAEIHHLEPAMLLGRSRTWNLGVPRFICCWVLRNLFPDLSYPMIGRVMAGRDHSTIIYAIQKVEKRRDACETFRRQTDAILEAARPYAARGQSAAFSPERLDEIALRAFGGAKTATQSVSQNEVSDDEARVLAAIQADVDAEADALLARVAQSEADKA; from the coding sequence ATGAGTAAGAGCTGGCTCGATAACTGGACGCCCGGCGCAAAGCATCGCGCGGTGATCGCCTATGTTGCGGAGATACACCATCTGGAGCCCGCGATGCTGCTCGGCAGAAGCCGGACGTGGAACCTCGGCGTGCCACGCTTCATCTGCTGCTGGGTTCTGCGCAACCTGTTTCCAGACCTCAGCTATCCGATGATCGGCCGCGTAATGGCGGGCCGGGACCATTCGACGATTATCTATGCGATCCAGAAGGTCGAGAAGCGCCGCGATGCGTGCGAGACCTTCCGCCGCCAGACCGACGCGATCCTGGAGGCGGCGCGGCCATATGCCGCGCGGGGGCAGTCCGCTGCATTCTCGCCCGAACGTCTCGACGAAATCGCTCTGCGAGCCTTCGGAGGCGCGAAGACCGCTACCCAGAGCGTTTCGCAAAATGAGGTCTCGGATGACGAGGCCCGCGTACTCGCCGCGATCCAGGCGGATGTGGATGCCGAGGCCGACGCCCTGTTGGCGCGCGTTGCGCAGAGCGAGGCGGACAAAGCATGA